The following proteins come from a genomic window of Pyxidicoccus sp. MSG2:
- a CDS encoding FG-GAP repeat domain-containing protein: MGGSLLFDLENPVLSHLAQGVRIPIRIAPLSRAMVPHDRLPPELRKKADASGETLYEYIDNASAEVFGFIEVRSIDMKAVSLGVTLFDAQGGVKAVRQVTLRASEQADLDGDGKSDLEYVDSISSARPTSQSKIYLRFISSRESLSTAMYSYAPDLIPGLNPAGGNLGYNVNGNAIVKVDSRATRSTSLSGGFSVEPGDIIMDVATAKYRRVVPQGIRPELRRGAELPLGALLSSAEDVPSYADVMPVFYMKTPSAGSPGGAIRRAGVAETGGRVMQDDAAYQAKVRSYADLLATYRLSKRMDIPTSVLKDCSFDGVCIGMLDLAVSTGIDADVSITWSHVRGSVGFMLMLDGYLGANATKGVTLTATKSLWSTFWGTSFVIGPLLVDLGVRPDIGYKAGFALASETRVGVKFCALYGATVALDIGWSDQRGSTTSFQDAFIYPDFRIATTLGVSGYVMPYIGLAPEVVLEKVLYVKMPVTAFAGPYWDATWSTLKPDAIEVNNGIKLGFDVSVVAGARLALNVWGIDIYESWSPVDATLFHWELPLWERSYTLMPSLVPDGTPVASIAYPLADCLAGQILGGDGRCLTPPSTGPEYQSRVGDFSGDGKADIVTLSKNASGGWADWYAVDLSTGSGFASGTWTSWTPIHMRNGGRNADYQPLVGDFNGDGKDDVVTVSKNASGGWADWYAVDLSNGRGFTSGTWASRTPIHMRNGGPGADYRALVGDFNGDGKDDVVTVSKNGSGGWADWYAVDLSTGSGFISETWTSWTPIHMRNGGRSADYQPLVGDFNGDGKDDIVTVSKNGSGGWADWYAVDLSTGSGFTSGTWTSWTPIHMRNGSGSADYQPLVGDFNGDGRDDVVTLSKNAFGGWADWYAVDLSTGSAFSSGTWVSWTPIHMRNGGSSADYQSRVGDFNGDGKADIVTGSKNGGGGWADWYAVDLSTGSGFTSGMWPSWTPIHMRNGGSAADYQPLVGDFDGDGKADIVTGSKNGGGGWADWYAVDLSTGTGLASRMWPSWTPIHMRNGGGKATPQPLSSRSR, from the coding sequence ATGGGAGGCAGCCTGCTCTTCGACCTGGAAAATCCAGTGCTGAGCCACCTGGCCCAGGGCGTGCGGATACCCATCCGGATAGCTCCGTTGAGCCGGGCCATGGTCCCTCATGACCGCCTTCCTCCCGAGCTTCGAAAGAAGGCCGATGCCTCTGGCGAAACCCTCTATGAGTACATCGACAACGCCAGCGCGGAGGTGTTCGGCTTCATCGAGGTTCGTTCCATTGACATGAAAGCTGTATCTCTCGGCGTGACGCTCTTCGACGCGCAAGGAGGCGTCAAAGCCGTGAGACAGGTCACGCTGCGCGCATCGGAACAGGCCGACCTCGACGGCGACGGAAAGAGTGACCTCGAATACGTGGACTCGATCAGCAGCGCGAGACCCACCTCTCAGAGCAAGATTTATCTGAGGTTCATCTCGTCCAGGGAATCCCTCAGCACCGCGATGTATTCATACGCGCCAGATCTGATTCCAGGGCTCAATCCGGCTGGCGGCAATCTTGGGTACAACGTGAATGGAAACGCCATCGTCAAGGTGGATTCCCGGGCAACACGGAGCACCAGCCTGTCGGGAGGGTTCTCCGTGGAGCCCGGCGACATCATCATGGACGTTGCGACCGCGAAGTACCGGAGGGTTGTGCCGCAGGGCATCCGCCCCGAGCTGCGGCGAGGGGCGGAGCTGCCCCTGGGGGCCCTGCTCTCGTCCGCCGAGGACGTCCCCTCCTACGCGGACGTCATGCCGGTCTTCTACATGAAGACGCCTTCTGCCGGCTCACCCGGTGGCGCGATACGGCGAGCCGGTGTGGCGGAGACTGGTGGAAGAGTCATGCAGGATGACGCCGCCTATCAGGCGAAGGTCAGAAGCTACGCTGATCTCCTCGCGACGTACCGGCTGAGCAAGAGGATGGACATTCCCACGAGCGTGCTCAAGGACTGCTCTTTTGATGGGGTCTGCATTGGCATGCTGGATCTGGCGGTCAGCACTGGCATTGACGCGGATGTCTCCATCACCTGGTCTCATGTGAGAGGGAGCGTGGGCTTCATGTTGATGCTGGATGGTTACCTCGGCGCGAATGCCACCAAGGGTGTCACCCTGACCGCCACGAAGTCGCTGTGGTCGACCTTCTGGGGGACCTCGTTCGTCATCGGGCCGCTCCTCGTCGACCTGGGGGTGCGCCCGGACATCGGTTACAAGGCGGGCTTCGCGCTGGCATCCGAGACGCGGGTCGGCGTGAAGTTCTGTGCGCTCTATGGCGCCACGGTGGCGCTGGACATTGGCTGGTCTGACCAGCGTGGGTCGACCACGTCGTTCCAGGACGCGTTCATCTACCCGGACTTTCGCATTGCCACGACGCTGGGAGTATCTGGATATGTCATGCCCTACATCGGGCTGGCTCCCGAGGTGGTGCTCGAAAAGGTGCTCTATGTGAAGATGCCGGTGACCGCATTCGCGGGTCCCTACTGGGACGCGACCTGGTCCACGCTCAAGCCGGATGCCATCGAGGTGAACAACGGTATCAAGCTCGGGTTCGATGTGAGCGTGGTGGCAGGAGCCAGGCTCGCTCTCAACGTCTGGGGCATCGACATCTACGAGTCTTGGTCGCCCGTGGACGCCACCCTTTTCCACTGGGAACTGCCGTTGTGGGAGCGGAGTTACACACTCATGCCCTCCCTTGTACCTGATGGAACGCCCGTCGCGAGCATCGCCTATCCCCTGGCAGACTGCCTGGCAGGCCAGATTCTCGGCGGCGATGGTCGATGTCTCACTCCCCCGTCTACAGGCCCGGAATATCAGTCGCGCGTGGGTGACTTCAGTGGGGATGGAAAGGCAGACATCGTCACCCTCAGCAAGAACGCATCCGGAGGATGGGCTGACTGGTATGCGGTGGACCTGTCGACTGGCTCGGGATTCGCCTCCGGGACCTGGACTTCGTGGACGCCCATCCACATGCGCAATGGTGGCCGCAACGCCGACTATCAGCCGCTCGTGGGAGACTTCAACGGAGACGGCAAGGACGACGTCGTCACCGTCAGCAAGAACGCGTCCGGAGGATGGGCCGACTGGTACGCGGTGGACCTGTCGAACGGCAGGGGGTTCACCTCTGGGACCTGGGCCTCGCGTACGCCCATCCACATGCGAAATGGTGGCCCCGGGGCCGACTATCGGGCGCTGGTGGGAGACTTCAACGGAGATGGCAAGGACGACGTCGTCACGGTCAGCAAGAACGGAAGTGGGGGATGGGCCGACTGGTATGCGGTGGACCTGTCGACTGGCTCGGGATTCATCTCCGAGACCTGGACCTCGTGGACGCCCATCCACATGAGGAATGGCGGCCGCAGTGCCGACTACCAACCGTTGGTGGGTGACTTCAACGGAGACGGCAAGGACGACATCGTCACGGTCAGCAAGAACGGCAGTGGGGGATGGGCCGACTGGTATGCAGTGGACCTGTCGACCGGCTCGGGATTCACCTCCGGGACTTGGACCTCGTGGACGCCCATCCACATGAGAAACGGTAGCGGCAGCGCCGACTATCAGCCGTTGGTAGGCGACTTCAATGGAGACGGTCGAGACGACGTCGTCACCCTCAGCAAGAACGCATTCGGGGGATGGGCCGATTGGTATGCGGTGGACCTGTCGACCGGCTCGGCGTTCAGTTCCGGGACCTGGGTTTCCTGGACGCCAATCCACATGCGGAATGGTGGAAGCAGCGCCGACTATCAGTCGCGCGTGGGCGACTTCAATGGAGACGGCAAAGCGGACATCGTGACCGGCAGCAAGAATGGAGGTGGAGGATGGGCTGACTGGTATGCGGTGGACCTGTCGACCGGCTCCGGGTTCACCTCTGGGATGTGGCCCTCGTGGACACCCATCCACATGCGGAACGGTGGAAGCGCCGCCGACTATCAGCCGTTGGTAGGCGACTTCGATGGAGATGGCAAAGCCGACATCGTGACCGGCAGCAAGAATGGAGGTGGGGGATGGGCCGACTGGTACGCGGTGGACCTGTCGACCGGCACCGGGCTCGCTTCTAGGATGTGGCCCTCGTGGACGCCCATCCACATGCGGAATGGTGGCGGCAAGGCCACCCCTCAGCCGCTGTCCTCTCGTTCCAGATGA
- a CDS encoding PKD domain-containing protein codes for MSPGVPEGRHGGARVRSRLVLVAGGALVVVGVALTLPEGGEAPLRPTSLGTVVVTASRAVDAPAAPMAPVRPVPPASASIPEAATGEALSLALNEERVVLTSTALIEGIDADRPWVCAGEPMMLSARVGGQPEPGAVQRWVWPGAETGAELQPGSRLQWRAPKSAGRYFVRFQVCRDLGGRRVGVLAEQVVGIDVRECGASKEAESLTLEVSQQGAGDFVFRAVTPDAAPLTAYQWDFGDGASTVTQEPTASHGYATQALGAQELRAFTVRLSARDSAGAARTATTFVQVRGQPPPDAPPLATLEFNRAREPGGEEGWRSGVTVRVPEGGDVTWERVERLTVSWDDQVESSTRPWREVISVEEDLERGGFRGHVTVRPSDVRPDVKQVLDFLHGRDASGREVVLSWASFKSATDSRSPTGPGSAAPSGRMLPFSEAGAPQKSVSK; via the coding sequence ATGTCCCCTGGCGTTCCTGAAGGTCGCCACGGCGGCGCCCGTGTCCGCAGCCGCCTGGTCCTCGTGGCGGGCGGCGCCCTGGTGGTCGTCGGCGTGGCGCTGACACTTCCGGAGGGCGGCGAGGCACCGCTGCGGCCCACCAGCCTTGGCACGGTGGTGGTGACGGCGTCGCGAGCCGTGGATGCGCCTGCCGCGCCCATGGCTCCGGTGCGGCCGGTGCCACCCGCTTCAGCGTCCATCCCCGAAGCGGCGACGGGGGAGGCCCTCTCCCTGGCCTTGAACGAGGAGCGGGTGGTCCTCACCTCCACCGCCCTCATCGAGGGCATCGACGCGGACCGCCCGTGGGTGTGCGCGGGCGAGCCGATGATGCTGTCCGCCCGCGTGGGCGGTCAGCCGGAGCCGGGCGCCGTCCAGCGCTGGGTGTGGCCGGGCGCCGAGACGGGCGCGGAGCTGCAACCCGGCTCGCGGCTCCAGTGGCGCGCTCCGAAGAGCGCGGGCCGGTACTTCGTGCGCTTCCAGGTGTGCAGGGACCTGGGAGGCCGGCGCGTCGGAGTGCTGGCCGAACAGGTGGTGGGCATCGACGTGCGCGAGTGCGGCGCGTCGAAGGAAGCGGAGTCATTGACGCTGGAGGTCAGCCAACAAGGGGCGGGTGACTTCGTCTTCCGGGCGGTGACCCCGGACGCGGCGCCGCTCACCGCGTATCAGTGGGACTTCGGTGACGGGGCCTCCACGGTGACTCAGGAGCCCACGGCGTCGCATGGCTATGCCACGCAGGCGTTGGGAGCGCAGGAGCTGCGCGCCTTCACGGTGCGGCTCTCCGCGCGTGACAGCGCAGGCGCGGCACGGACCGCCACCACCTTCGTGCAGGTCCGCGGGCAGCCGCCTCCGGACGCGCCGCCCCTGGCGACGCTGGAGTTCAACCGTGCGCGTGAGCCTGGCGGCGAGGAGGGCTGGCGGAGCGGGGTGACGGTCCGAGTGCCCGAGGGCGGCGACGTCACCTGGGAGCGCGTCGAGCGCCTCACCGTGAGCTGGGACGACCAGGTGGAGTCCAGCACGCGCCCCTGGCGCGAGGTCATCTCCGTGGAGGAGGACCTGGAGCGCGGCGGCTTCCGGGGACATGTCACGGTGCGCCCGTCGGACGTGCGGCCCGACGTCAAGCAGGTGCTGGACTTCCTCCACGGGCGCGACGCATCGGGCAGGGAGGTGGTGCTGTCGTGGGCCTCGTTCAAGAGCGCAACCGATTCGCGCAGCCCGACAGGCCCTGGCAGCGCAGCGCCCTCCGGACGGATGTTGCCGTTCAGTGAGGCAGGGGCTCCTCAGAAAAGCGTCAGCAAGTAG
- a CDS encoding P1 family peptidase has protein sequence MRAPWRYLLPCVLFCLTLPPRTGEAQAVSARPRARELGITFGGQPGPHNAITDVTGVEVGHVTLISGDGPGEPGKGPVRTGVTAVLPRGRDGVAEEVFAAVFALNGNGEMTGTHWLTESGQLAGPLMLTNTNDVGAVRDAVIAWAMKRGLAWELGLPVVAETWDGTLNDISGFHVKGAHAWQALDTARGGPVAEGSVGGGTGMVCHGFKGGIGTASRKLPDAEGGYTVGVLVQCNYGSRRLLSVEGVPVGEEITDLRTCYEGSQKPANEMFGKVPPCSASGGVTKPTMKEGSGSIIVAVATDAPLLPHQLARLARRVPLGIAKMGGLGENSSGDIFLAFSTQHVKPPGGAPIASVSVLDNELINPLFEATVQATQESILNAMLAADTMTGAEGIRVFGLPHDRLVKAMRKYGRLTSAPGQAPRKAAPGGLKP, from the coding sequence ATGCGCGCTCCCTGGCGATACCTGCTCCCCTGCGTCCTGTTCTGTCTGACGTTGCCTCCCCGGACGGGCGAGGCCCAGGCCGTCTCCGCGAGACCTCGCGCGAGGGAGCTGGGCATCACCTTCGGCGGGCAACCCGGGCCGCACAACGCCATCACCGACGTGACGGGCGTGGAGGTCGGTCACGTCACCCTTATCTCCGGCGACGGCCCGGGGGAGCCAGGCAAGGGGCCGGTACGCACCGGCGTCACGGCGGTGCTGCCCCGGGGACGCGACGGCGTGGCCGAGGAGGTCTTCGCCGCCGTGTTCGCCCTCAACGGCAACGGAGAGATGACGGGCACCCACTGGCTCACCGAGTCGGGCCAGCTCGCCGGCCCGCTGATGCTCACCAACACCAACGACGTGGGCGCGGTGCGCGACGCGGTGATTGCCTGGGCCATGAAGCGCGGGCTCGCGTGGGAGCTGGGCCTGCCCGTGGTCGCGGAGACCTGGGACGGCACGCTGAACGACATCTCTGGCTTCCACGTGAAGGGCGCACACGCCTGGCAGGCGTTGGACACCGCTCGTGGAGGGCCCGTCGCGGAGGGCTCGGTGGGCGGAGGCACGGGCATGGTCTGCCACGGCTTCAAGGGCGGCATCGGCACGGCGTCACGCAAGCTGCCGGACGCGGAAGGCGGCTACACGGTGGGCGTGCTGGTGCAGTGCAACTACGGCTCGCGCCGGCTCCTCTCCGTGGAGGGCGTGCCCGTGGGCGAGGAAATCACCGACCTGCGCACCTGCTACGAAGGGAGCCAGAAGCCGGCCAATGAGATGTTCGGGAAGGTGCCGCCCTGCTCCGCCTCGGGGGGCGTCACGAAGCCCACCATGAAGGAGGGCTCGGGCTCCATCATCGTCGCCGTCGCGACGGACGCGCCCCTGTTGCCCCACCAGCTCGCGCGGCTGGCACGTCGCGTCCCCCTGGGCATCGCGAAGATGGGCGGCCTCGGGGAGAACTCGTCGGGCGACATCTTCCTCGCCTTCTCCACCCAGCACGTGAAGCCTCCCGGGGGCGCGCCCATCGCCAGCGTGTCGGTGCTCGACAACGAGCTCATCAACCCACTCTTCGAGGCCACGGTGCAGGCCACGCAGGAGTCCATCCTCAATGCCATGCTCGCCGCGGACACGATGACGGGCGCGGAGGGCATCCGCGTCTTCGGCCTGCCCCACGACAGGCTCGTGAAGGCCATGCGCAAGTATGGGCGGCTGACCTCCGCGCCGGGACAGGCGCCCCGAAAGGCGGCTCCCGGCGGACTCAAACCCTGA
- a CDS encoding DUF885 domain-containing protein — MFRAVLLVVMGSIAMLPVTAEAEKRDATATTLHALIQREWQYQLEHNPTYASVSGDRRWNDRWDDLSLKAIEADHQHNLQVVAQVKKLDRKKLSATDQLNYDLFLRDHELWIEEHRFKTYLMPSNHMGGLPEGIKQPPGVQTAYQLADMLRFDTVQDYEEWVTRLQRFGTYVDQVMALMREGLREGRVHPAVVVKRMPPQVEKQLVDAPEKSAFHSPFTRFPASIPAAEQQRLAAAGRAAIAQGVLPALKRYHQFLTEEYLPKGLEQVGIWQLPEGEALYALLARRFTTTSLTPDEIHALGLSEVKRIRAEMEAVKARAGFQGSLADFFHFLRTDPRFYYRTGDELLMRYRSLSKRIDPLLVKLFKTLPRQPYGVEPTPEAMAPDATTGFYYPGATDGSRAGTYLVNLYRPETRPRWEMVPLTLHEAVPGHHLQTTLSAEQTGIPDFRRFGYYVAYGEGWALYCETLGDELGLYDDPYDKFGQLAYDMWRAVRLVVDTGMHAKHWTRQQALDFFLTNSPRPELDTTNEIDRYIAWPAQALAYKVGQLKIRELRTRAEKELGPRFDVREFHDVVLLDGSLPLDVLETKVQGWVAARKAAK; from the coding sequence ATGTTCCGTGCAGTCCTGCTCGTTGTCATGGGGTCCATCGCGATGCTGCCTGTCACCGCCGAAGCCGAGAAGCGGGATGCCACCGCCACCACGCTGCACGCGCTCATCCAGCGCGAGTGGCAATACCAACTGGAGCACAACCCGACGTACGCGTCGGTGTCGGGAGACCGCCGGTGGAACGACCGCTGGGATGACCTGAGCCTGAAGGCCATCGAGGCGGACCACCAGCACAACCTCCAGGTCGTCGCGCAGGTGAAGAAGCTGGACCGCAAGAAGCTCTCCGCGACGGACCAGCTCAATTACGACCTGTTCCTCCGCGACCATGAGCTGTGGATCGAGGAGCACCGGTTCAAGACGTACCTGATGCCGTCGAACCACATGGGCGGCCTGCCCGAGGGAATCAAGCAGCCGCCGGGCGTCCAGACGGCCTACCAGCTCGCGGACATGCTGCGCTTCGACACGGTCCAGGACTACGAGGAGTGGGTGACGCGGCTGCAGCGCTTCGGCACCTACGTGGACCAGGTGATGGCGCTGATGCGCGAGGGCCTGCGCGAGGGGCGCGTCCACCCCGCGGTCGTCGTGAAGCGCATGCCGCCGCAGGTGGAGAAGCAGCTCGTGGACGCGCCCGAGAAGAGCGCCTTCCACAGCCCCTTCACGCGCTTCCCCGCCAGCATCCCCGCCGCAGAGCAGCAGCGACTGGCCGCCGCGGGCCGTGCCGCCATTGCCCAGGGCGTGCTGCCCGCCCTCAAGCGCTACCACCAGTTCCTCACGGAGGAGTACCTGCCGAAGGGCCTGGAGCAGGTGGGCATCTGGCAGCTCCCGGAGGGCGAGGCCCTGTATGCGCTGCTGGCCCGCAGATTCACCACGACGTCGCTGACGCCGGACGAAATCCACGCGCTGGGCCTGTCCGAGGTGAAGCGCATCCGCGCGGAGATGGAGGCGGTGAAGGCCAGGGCCGGCTTCCAGGGCTCGCTGGCGGACTTCTTCCACTTCCTTCGCACGGACCCGCGTTTCTACTACCGCACGGGGGACGAGCTGCTGATGCGCTACCGCAGCCTCTCCAAGCGTATCGACCCGCTGCTGGTGAAGCTGTTCAAGACGCTGCCGCGCCAGCCCTACGGCGTCGAGCCGACGCCCGAGGCCATGGCCCCGGATGCGACGACGGGCTTCTACTACCCCGGCGCGACGGACGGCTCGCGCGCGGGAACGTACCTCGTCAACCTGTACCGTCCGGAGACGCGGCCGCGCTGGGAGATGGTGCCCCTCACGCTGCACGAGGCGGTGCCCGGCCATCACCTCCAGACGACGCTGTCCGCCGAGCAGACCGGCATCCCCGACTTCCGTCGCTTCGGCTACTACGTCGCCTACGGCGAGGGCTGGGCGCTGTACTGCGAGACGCTGGGCGACGAGCTGGGCCTGTACGACGACCCGTACGACAAGTTCGGCCAGCTCGCGTACGACATGTGGCGCGCCGTCCGGCTCGTCGTGGACACCGGCATGCACGCAAAGCATTGGACGCGCCAGCAGGCCCTGGACTTCTTCCTGACGAACTCGCCGCGCCCGGAGCTGGACACCACCAACGAGATTGACCGCTACATCGCCTGGCCGGCGCAGGCGCTGGCGTACAAGGTCGGCCAGCTCAAGATTCGCGAGCTGCGCACGCGCGCCGAGAAGGAGCTGGGCCCCCGCTTCGACGTGCGCGAGTTCCATGACGTGGTGCTGCTCGACGGCTCGCTGCCGCTGGACGTGCTGGAGACGAAGGTCCAGGGGTGGGTGGCCGCGCGGAAGGCGGCGAAGTAG
- a CDS encoding PTS fructose-like transporter subunit IIB, translating to MAKLVAITACPTGIAHTVMAAEALRRVAALKGHHITVETQGSEGARTPLDAAAIAEADAVIVAADITVDETRFQGKRIIRTSTALAIRETEHIIDEAVARSPASALSVVPAPPAPVTPPVTVVTATHAATPTAGGSGRLVAITACPTGIAHTFMAAEALTRAAKAKGYTLKVETQGSVGAKNLLTPEEIAAADAVIIGADTHVSTERFAGKRLLKTSVGEALKQADSVIERALALPVVVAGTPAAEAPAQAVARAKAEPAGPYKHLLTGVSFMLPFVVAGGLVMALSFVFGIDAFKQEGTLPAALMQIGQAAFALMVPALAGYIAYSIADRPGLAPGFIGGMLASRIEAGFLGGIAAGFLAGYVARWFRDHIRLPANLEGLKPVLILPLLSSLVVGLLMVYVIGAPVAAIMHGLTDFLTGMSGTNAILLGLLLGGMMAVDTGGPINKAAYAFAVGLLGSSTFTPMAAVMAAGMTPPLGLALATVVARNRFTLQEREAGKAAAVLGLAFISEGAIPFAAKDPLRVIPSIVFGSAVTGALSMWFGCGLRAPHGGVFVLAIPNAVQPVGLYLVAIAVGTLATTLALVILKRPLPEEPVLPAPEGTPSLR from the coding sequence ATGGCGAAACTGGTAGCCATCACCGCCTGCCCGACGGGAATCGCCCACACGGTCATGGCGGCCGAGGCGCTGCGGCGGGTGGCGGCGCTCAAGGGGCACCACATCACCGTCGAGACGCAGGGCTCCGAGGGGGCCCGCACGCCGCTCGACGCGGCGGCCATCGCGGAGGCGGACGCGGTCATCGTCGCGGCCGACATCACCGTCGACGAGACGCGCTTCCAGGGCAAGCGCATCATCCGGACCTCGACGGCGCTGGCCATCCGGGAGACGGAGCACATCATCGACGAGGCGGTGGCCCGGTCGCCGGCCTCGGCCCTCTCCGTGGTGCCAGCGCCCCCGGCGCCGGTGACGCCGCCCGTCACGGTGGTGACGGCCACACACGCGGCCACGCCCACCGCTGGAGGCTCCGGCCGGTTGGTGGCCATCACCGCCTGTCCCACGGGCATCGCCCACACCTTCATGGCGGCCGAAGCGCTGACGCGCGCCGCGAAGGCGAAGGGCTACACCCTCAAGGTGGAGACGCAGGGCTCGGTGGGTGCGAAGAATCTCCTGACGCCGGAGGAAATCGCCGCGGCGGACGCGGTCATCATCGGCGCGGACACCCACGTCTCCACCGAGCGCTTCGCGGGCAAGCGGCTGTTGAAGACCTCGGTGGGTGAGGCGCTGAAGCAGGCGGACTCGGTGATTGAGCGGGCGCTGGCGCTGCCCGTGGTGGTGGCCGGCACTCCCGCCGCCGAGGCGCCCGCGCAGGCGGTGGCGCGCGCGAAGGCAGAGCCGGCGGGCCCCTACAAACACCTGCTGACGGGCGTGTCGTTCATGCTCCCGTTCGTCGTGGCGGGCGGGCTCGTCATGGCGCTGTCGTTCGTCTTCGGCATCGACGCCTTCAAGCAGGAGGGCACGCTGCCCGCGGCGCTGATGCAGATTGGCCAGGCGGCCTTCGCGCTGATGGTGCCGGCGCTGGCGGGCTACATCGCGTATTCCATCGCGGACCGGCCAGGGCTGGCGCCGGGCTTCATCGGTGGCATGCTGGCGAGCCGCATCGAAGCCGGCTTCCTGGGCGGCATCGCCGCGGGCTTCCTCGCGGGCTACGTGGCGCGGTGGTTCAGGGACCACATCCGCCTGCCGGCCAACCTCGAGGGGCTGAAGCCCGTCCTCATCCTCCCGCTGCTGTCGTCCCTGGTCGTCGGCCTGTTGATGGTCTACGTAATTGGCGCGCCGGTGGCAGCCATCATGCACGGGCTGACGGACTTCCTGACGGGGATGAGCGGCACCAACGCCATCCTGCTGGGGCTGCTGCTCGGGGGGATGATGGCGGTCGACACGGGCGGGCCCATCAACAAGGCGGCCTACGCCTTCGCGGTGGGGCTGCTGGGCTCCAGCACCTTCACGCCGATGGCGGCGGTGATGGCCGCGGGCATGACGCCGCCGCTCGGCCTGGCGCTGGCGACGGTGGTGGCCCGCAACCGCTTCACGCTCCAGGAGCGCGAGGCCGGCAAGGCCGCCGCGGTGCTGGGCCTGGCCTTCATCAGCGAGGGCGCCATCCCCTTCGCCGCCAAGGACCCGCTGCGCGTCATCCCCTCCATCGTCTTCGGCTCCGCGGTGACGGGGGCCCTGTCCATGTGGTTCGGATGCGGGCTGCGCGCGCCGCACGGCGGCGTGTTCGTGCTCGCCATCCCCAATGCGGTGCAGCCGGTGGGGCTCTACCTCGTGGCCATCGCGGTGGGTACGCTGGCCACCACGCTGGCGCTCGTCATCCTGAAGCGCCCGCTCCCGGAGGAGCCGGTGCTCCCTGCTCCCGAGGGCACGCCCTCCCTCCGCTAG
- the pfkB gene encoding 1-phosphofructokinase — protein MTPTKPGIVTVSLNSAIDQTLDCPGFTAGAVNRVASETRTAGGKAINVAAFLAGGPTPVTATGFLGSDNAQVFEALFRERGIQDRCVRLPGSSRVNIKVVDRAGGTVTDLNLPGLRVPEGALGMLAERLEALAVDNGCFVLAGSLPAGVPEDTYATLTARLRARGALVVVDTSGAPLKHAVAARPDFVKPNAHELSELLGCPLPGRDDVVRAARQLQATGISLVVVSLGADGAIFVGHEGALLAVPPKVEVASTVGAGDSMVAGVLAARLAGRTLEDCARYGTAFASGKLVRVGPVPPSAARVEALMPYVAIHPLGSA, from the coding sequence ATGACGCCGACGAAGCCGGGCATCGTCACGGTGAGCCTCAACTCCGCCATCGACCAGACGCTCGACTGTCCCGGCTTCACCGCGGGCGCCGTCAACCGTGTGGCTTCTGAGACGCGCACGGCCGGCGGCAAGGCCATCAACGTCGCCGCCTTCCTCGCGGGCGGCCCGACGCCCGTCACCGCCACGGGCTTCCTGGGCTCGGACAACGCCCAGGTCTTCGAGGCGCTGTTCCGCGAGCGCGGCATCCAGGACCGCTGCGTGCGGCTGCCCGGCTCCAGCCGCGTCAACATCAAGGTGGTGGACCGCGCGGGCGGCACCGTCACGGACCTCAACCTGCCGGGGCTGCGAGTCCCGGAAGGGGCACTGGGCATGTTGGCGGAGCGGCTGGAGGCGCTCGCCGTGGACAACGGCTGCTTCGTGCTCGCCGGCAGCCTTCCGGCCGGCGTGCCCGAGGACACCTACGCCACGCTGACGGCGCGGCTCAGGGCCCGCGGCGCGCTGGTGGTGGTGGACACCAGCGGCGCGCCGCTGAAGCACGCGGTGGCGGCGCGGCCGGACTTCGTGAAGCCGAACGCGCACGAGCTGTCCGAGCTGCTCGGTTGCCCGCTCCCAGGCCGGGATGACGTGGTGCGCGCGGCCCGGCAGCTCCAGGCGACGGGCATCTCGCTGGTGGTCGTGTCGCTGGGCGCGGACGGCGCCATCTTCGTGGGCCACGAGGGGGCGCTGCTGGCGGTGCCTCCCAAGGTGGAGGTCGCCAGCACGGTGGGGGCAGGGGACTCCATGGTGGCCGGAGTGCTGGCCGCGCGGCTCGCGGGGCGCACCCTGGAGGACTGTGCGCGGTACGGCACTGCCTTCGCTTCCGGCAAGCTGGTCCGCGTCGGTCCGGTGCCGCCTTCAGCGGCGCGCGTGGAAGCGCTGATGCCCTACGTGGCCATCCATCCTTTGGGCAGTGCCTGA